The genomic region GGCTTCCTTGTATGCAATATTGAGGTACATTGCAGCTCTGAATCCATCAGTACAATGCTACAATAGTTTTTTTTGTTTGCTGTTCTTGACTGATCTCACAGAATGCTACAATGGGATTCTTTCTTTCTAGATCATAATTGATCAACCACAAAGCCACATTGATGTTTTGTATTCAAATGTCATgatggtttttttctttttttcttttgggcATGCTAAATTGTTTCATTTTCTAAAATTTGATAGCATATAGATTACAGAAAGATGTAATGTCAGAGGGAACACTTTTTTGTTTTCCTATTTGAACAAACACAATCCTGTAGTGCCTTTCTCCTCTTTAAACCCATCAGGACAATTCTACTATAGTTTTTTTTGTTTCCTGTTCTTGACTGATCTCACACAATGCTACAATGGGATTCTTTTTAGATCATAATTGATCAACCAGAAAGCCACATTGATGTTTTGTATTCATAAGTAATgatggttttttcatttttttcttttgggcATGCTAAATTGTTTCATTTTCTAAAGTTTGGTAGTATTTAGATTACAGAAAGATGTACTGTCAGAGGGGACACATTTTTGTTTTCCTGTTGAAAAGACACAATCCTGTGATGCCTTTCTCCTCTTTAACTCATGTTGGTTTTTCTAGTCTTGTCATGTAATAGCACATTGGTTAGAGAAACATGTACCCTGTCATAGGGAGCAGTTTTCATGGGAATAATGTTTGTTTAGCCTGATTTTGGGAATTGGATGGTAATATGTATGACATCTGAATTTTGCAGGCAAATATGCAATATAGCAACGAGGAGTCCCTTTTCATGGTACAGTTGAGGAGGGTAAGCTTTTTCTGCTATTGACTCACTTTCTTGTGCTTTTCAATCATTGGGCTTCCCTCCTTTCACAATTTTAACTTTTGTTTGTCCAAGGAGAGCTTCTTAACCAGGATTTGATCTTGTCTGGACCAACATACAAATAGATCCCAGCTTAACAAGCTTAGATTCAGCATTTGTGGCTACCCAGTTGGAAACTATTAATCTTTAAAAAGAGAACTAGATTTTAGTTTTAACTGTGTCTATTgttatcaatgtttcggatcatatTCATATTCAGTGGTTGGTCCATTATTGGGAactgagtgtgatctgaaacaatGCTAACCAAAAACAGGCACTGTTTAAACCAAAAGTTAGTTCTCTTTCTAATTCTAATGAATTGTTGATTTCTTAGTTATTTCTGTTATGCTGATCCTTTGTAAACTTTTTGTTGATTCTACTCAGAATTACGGACAAGGAAGCCTTCGCCCTGCAGGTTTGTTTAAACTTTTTTTATTTGTCCCTGTTGAAAAGTGTAACCCTTTTGTTGGTTTTCTTCCAGatcatgttttataaacattctctTGATGCTTATTTGGATTTGCATGCAGATTGTGCCCCAAAGTGTTCTTACAGGTGCTCTGCAACCTCTCACAAAAAGCCCTGCTTGTTTTTCTGCAAGAAATGCTGTGCAAAGTGTCTGTGTGTTCCTCCTGGAACTTATGGAAACAAACAAGTGTGCCCCTGCTACAATAACTGGAAGACCCAACAGGGAGGTCCCAAGtgcccttgaattcttcaattccCTTCCAATTTTCAGCAGCACTAGCTACTTATAATCTGATTTTGATAATATTAATTTTCAGTGGCAGATTAGTATATGGGACCTCCAAATATAGTACTAAGTATTGTAGCCAATGTCTGGAAGACAATGGCGTACCTAGCTAGCCCTTCTGTGTGAGAGATGGTCAAATGGCTCTCCCGGGAGTTGGGAAAAGCTAtaatgtaacatccctacttatATGGGATTGAGGACTTTTAATCCAAGTAATATGATGTTATTTGAAGAAAATGTCTCCCTCATAATACTTAGTTAATACATGCATCTATTtagtttttaataataaaaaaagttATTTACAATTATACTCAGAAATACAGAGGAAGCTTTACTACAAAATGTACTCTTCCCCGCGGGTATATAAATTCTTTATCCTGGTGTTGAGATCTGTGGTTAAGCATACCAAATTCCTTAGCAAAAAAGTATAATCAATCTTCAATATTAGAAAGAGAACCCAAGTTCATGCATTAATCAAATCCCTTCACAGAGAACATTGACAGAATTAGAAATGGAATTCATTAATTTTGTTATAACTGGGTATTGCTTAACATCCTCTTAATCAAGGCACCATATCCTAATTGTTTAAAAAGAAATAAACAAGTTAACATTATAAATAAGCTTTACTTAAAACAGAGCTGTCATACACATATTGAGTTATTTGAATTGTTTTTTATATTGAATAGATTGTCAATTGGAGCTATAATAAGCAGAACAGTAGCTAAAAGTGCTGCAACACAAAATACCATGACCAATACAAaagcagctgcaacacaaaacattaTGACCAATACAAAGGCAGCTGCAACGCAAAACATCATGGCCATTACAAAGGCAGCTACAGcccaaaacatcaaaataacaGCTAGAACATAATCAGCAAAAAGGCTATTTTATGATAAAAATTGTTTTGGGTTGTTATGGAATATTAGATTTTTATCTATGTTTTAGATGAGGAAAAATGTAGATAGATTGTAGATAATTAAAAAGATGGAGAGGGAAGGTGTGGTGAACTTTTCTTAATTtcctttttctcaatttctgtttcatCTTACCTTCTTTCTCCATTTTTTTTAAGGAGAGTGGTTTACAATTTATTCTAATTTTTCTGTCTTAATAATGGATAATGGAGTGGGATCCAAAATGTTGATACAAAAGATTAATATACAACAGATTTACGATAGATCTAATTCTAATTTTGTAACTTTTAAAGATGCATTTTAATAGATATTTAAAAACTTATGT from Cryptomeria japonica chromosome 3, Sugi_1.0, whole genome shotgun sequence harbors:
- the LOC131050935 gene encoding protein RSI-1, giving the protein MAHLVSFSFVLFALMGFLVCNIEANMQYSNEESLFMVQLRRNYGQGSLRPADCAPKCSYRCSATSHKKPCLFFCKKCCAKCLCVPPGTYGNKQVCPCYNNWKTQQGGPKCP